The Candidatus Desulfofervidus auxilii DNA segment AATCCTTCATAACTGGATACCATGCCAGTGGCTAAAACCACTAAATCTGCTTTAACGGTGATTTTTTCTCCTAATAGGGTTTGTTCTACTTCAATGTTTAAGCTCTTGTCTGAATTTTCGCTAATACTAACTACCTCTCCTTTAGTTAGAAAAATACCTATATCATTTTGGGCATTTTTATAAAATTCTTCAAACTGTCCTGGTGTGCGCATATCTCTATAAAAAATGTAAGCCTTTGCCTCGGGGTTTAACTCCCGCACGTATTTAGCCTGTTTAAGAGCAACTAAACAACAGTAAGAAGAGCAATAAGGTAAATGCTCCGGGTTCCTTTGGCCTGCACACTGGATAAAGGCTACACTTTGTACTGGATTTCCCGTTGCCGGAGAGGTAATTTGACCCTTTTTGGCCAACTCTTCCATCTCAATCTGAGTAATTACATTAGGGAATTTACCATAACCTAAATCCTCCAGCTTACTAGCATCATAAGGTTTCCAACCTGTGGCCAAAATAATTGAGCCCACAGTAATTTCTTCTGTGTTCTCTCCCTGTTTTAAAGTAATTTTAAAATGTCCAGGTTGTCCTTCTGTTTTATCAATTAGAGTAGAAGTATATACCTTAATTCTAGGATTTTGTTGAACAGCTCTAATTTTTTCATTTATATCAGAATCTTCTAAGTCTTTATAAGGAGCATGCCTGGGATACACCTTCCACCACTTACTTACCCAACCTCCTAACTGGGCTTCTTTTTCCAACAAAACCACATCATAGTTAGCGTTAGCTGCTTCTAAGGCCGCAGTTAAACCTGTAATTCCACCCCCAACTACCAAAATAGTTTTGTTATATTCTTCTTCTTCTTTATAACCTTCTGGAATTTCCACTTTTTGGGCCTTAGCTATAGACATTTTTAAGTTATCTTCAGCTAACTCTTGGGTAAATTCTGTCTTGGGAGACTGGCACCAGGCCACAAGTTCTCTGATATTAGCCCTTTCTACGATGACCTCTGGACCAAAATTAAACACATCCCAATTAACCCGGTGTGAACAACCAGCAATCACGATGGTATTAATCCCCTCTTTTTCTATATCTTCTTTAATAATCTTTGTCCCTTCGGCCAGACATAAACTTGAGTGAGTTTTACAAGGGACTTTAAACTCTTCTGTGACCATTTGGGAAAGTTTTTCAATATCTATTGCATCTCCAATGCCACAACCTGTACAAATATAAACACCAAGCTTTTTTTCCATGGAAATTACCTCCTCACAATAGTTTGAATGGCCTTAATCGCTGCCCCAGTAGCATCTTGAACACAGGAAGCTACATCCATTGGTCTCTTTGAACATCCCGCCGCATAAATGCCACCATCTTCTAAATCGGATAAGAAATTAAATTCATCATAAACTACCCCTTCAGCAGGAACTTTTTCCTCTGTGGTTACTGGCATCATTCCTGTAGCCAAAACTACCATTTCTACTTCCTGTTTTATTTTTTTTGCTGCTAAGGCCTCCTCGGCTTCCACAATGAGTGTTTTATCCTTTGTTTCTGTAATGTTAGCCACTTTTCCTTTAATAAAAGATACATTTTCAAGCTCTTTAATGCGATTATAGAAATCCTCAAATCTACCAAAGGCACGTAAATCTATGTAAAAGATATAAATCTTGGCATCAGGATATTGCTCTTTTATATAATTTGCTTGTTTCATGGAAGCAAGACAACATATAGCAGAACAATAGGGTAGGTGATTTTCATCTCTTGACCCGGCACATTGCACAAAGGCTATGCTTTTTGGAGGCTTATGATCAGAAGGTCGTAATATCTTCCCCTTGGTAGGACCATTTACTGCGGCCAACCGTTCCATCATTACATTGGTAATCACATTTGGGTATTTACCAAATCCTAATTTATCCATCTTTGTGGCATCATAAGGCTTCCAACCCGTGGCCCAAATAATGGCTCCTACTTTTAGGTCAACAGTTTTAACTTCTTCGTTTAGGTCAATAGCATTGTATGGGCAAACTTCTACACATTTGCCACACTTATTACAGGCAGTCTCATCTATAGCGTATTTGGCAGGAAAGGCCATTTCATGAGGCAGATAAATAGCCTTCGTTTTAGAAAGACCATAGTTAAACTCATCTGTTCTTTCTTCAGGACAAGCTTCAACACACTTTCCACATATGGTGCAATTGTTGTTGACATAGCGAGGTTTTATTTTGATAGTTACATCAAAGTTACCTGCCTGACCTAAAATTTTTTCCACTTCCGCTGAGGTAAAAAATTTAATGTGGGGGTTGTCTTTAATTCTTCTAAAGTTGATCTCTAAACCACAATATGGAGGGCATAACTTAGGGAAGTATTGGTGTAACTGAGCCACACGTCCCCCTAAGTATGGTCTTCTCTCAACGATTACTACATCATATCCTACTTCTCCAATCTCTACTGCTGCAGTCAAACCACTCATTCCCCCACCCACTACTAATACACTTTGAGTTGTCTTCCCATTCATAATCTCCTCCACTTTCTTTGAAACCTAATAAAACCTGTCTGGTGATTATCATATAACTAGATATCTGTCAAGAGAAAATTTGCTTCTCCTAATCTCCTCACAAAAATTTTATACCTTGGCCAAAATAATTATTTAGGTTAGAATTGACACATGCGGGCAATTGAGAAAATAAGAAACTTATATCAGGTAGCCAGAGATTATTTTTATTTCGGGGATGAAGTGTTTGTTTGTCAAGAACGTTATGAACCTGTGGTACTATTGGGTATCATTACCCTTATTTTAGATGGGAAGGAGCTCATCTACGGAAGTTATGGAAGTGGTAAAACAACTTCCAGTGAACGTCTCTCCAGTTTCATAAAAGGACTTCCTTTAGAATTTTTGCAAGCTACCACTATTTTTGGCCATCCCGAGCAGACAGAAGAAAAAATAAAGGCCACTCTTGACTTAGCCGCTCTTCAGAAAGAAGGACAGGAAATAGTAAGATGGCGAGTAGTTCCCTATGCCCCTGTAGTTATTATTGATGAAATAAATAGGCTTCCAGTGGGAAAGCAGAGTATGCTCCTCAATGAAGTGGACAGAAATATCTGGAATTGGCGAGGAGAAACCATAATTTTTAAAGAACAAAAGGCATTCTTTGCCACCATCAATTACCAAGATTTAGGTACTACTCAAATCATCCCCCCTCTTCTGGATCGTTTTGATGTAGCCGTAGAGACCACAAGACTTCATCCCATTAGGAAAAGGTTAGTGCGAAGAGGAATAGATGACAGCATTTTAAGCCACAAAACTCTAGCGGCAAGAATGCTTAATTTTATCTTGAGCCACAACAGAACTGAACAGGCCGAAGTGGTGGAAGCATATATTAACCAAATCTCTACAGAATTTAAGGAGCAAATAGAAAAAAGGTTCTCTGAACAGGGTATTTCCATAAAAATTCCTCGTAAGGAAGAAATGCAAGAAATAAAAGAAGAAATTGAAAATATTTCTGTCTCTGAAGATGTAGAGCTATTTTTAGATTATTTGGGACAAGAAGTTTACTGCCAAAAAAGCTTACAAAAAGATTTCTCTCGGTGTGGAGATTGTCATTATAAAAATTTCGCTTGTGCAGACCTTTACAGTATTTCTCATCGTGCTGAACAAAGTCTATTCCATTATGCTAAGGCACTTGCTTGGATAAATGGAGAAAGCAAAGTAAGCTTGGAACACTTACAGGCCATTTTCCCTTACGTATTATGGCATAGAACTAGTTTAAGTGACGAGAGAATGGCTAAAACAAGGGATATGGAAAAAGAAACTGGAGACCGCTTTTATGCAGTCTATGAAATTTTACAGGATGTAAAAAAACGATGGGAAGAGCATAGAAATTATCAAATAGATGCATATATGGCTTTAAAAAAGGAAGATACAAAGACCATTCTATCTTTAGCGGAGCGCATTGACCATCCATTTTTTAAGGCATTAGCTAGGGAGATTTAGAACCACTTTCTTTGCGGCCGGTTTTTCATTGGTATTTTCAACTTCAAGCAGACTACAATTGGATAGCCTGAATAAGGGTGAGAAATAAATAACCGAGCTT contains these protein-coding regions:
- a CDS encoding FAD-dependent oxidoreductase, whose translation is MEKKLGVYICTGCGIGDAIDIEKLSQMVTEEFKVPCKTHSSLCLAEGTKIIKEDIEKEGINTIVIAGCSHRVNWDVFNFGPEVIVERANIRELVAWCQSPKTEFTQELAEDNLKMSIAKAQKVEIPEGYKEEEEYNKTILVVGGGITGLTAALEAANANYDVVLLEKEAQLGGWVSKWWKVYPRHAPYKDLEDSDINEKIRAVQQNPRIKVYTSTLIDKTEGQPGHFKITLKQGENTEEITVGSIILATGWKPYDASKLEDLGYGKFPNVITQIEMEELAKKGQITSPATGNPVQSVAFIQCAGQRNPEHLPYCSSYCCLVALKQAKYVRELNPEAKAYIFYRDMRTPGQFEEFYKNAQNDIGIFLTKGEVVSISENSDKSLNIEVEQTLLGEKITVKADLVVLATGMVSSYEGLPTTREEVFERYGLTGQEEPDVIEKTIAETPQPWVGILNLQYRQAPEIPVLKYSLPDSNFICFPYESRRTGIYAAGCVRQPLDIDGCIRDARGATLKAIQCMELESRGAAVHPRAGDLSFPQFFLQRCTQCKRCTQECPFGALDEDEKGTPKPNIFRCRRCGVCMGACPERIVGFQNYNIDIISSMIKAISVPEDDEEKLRILCLACENDAYPALDMAGINHINYSPLLRVIPMRCLGSMNLVFITDALSRGIDGVLLLGCKFGDDYQCHFVRGSELADYRMSKLHETLSKLGLEAERAELVQVAITDYDKLPGIIDKFINRIKEIGPNPFKGW
- a CDS encoding CoB--CoM heterodisulfide reductase iron-sulfur subunit A family protein, giving the protein MNGKTTQSVLVVGGGMSGLTAAVEIGEVGYDVVIVERRPYLGGRVAQLHQYFPKLCPPYCGLEINFRRIKDNPHIKFFTSAEVEKILGQAGNFDVTIKIKPRYVNNNCTICGKCVEACPEERTDEFNYGLSKTKAIYLPHEMAFPAKYAIDETACNKCGKCVEVCPYNAIDLNEEVKTVDLKVGAIIWATGWKPYDATKMDKLGFGKYPNVITNVMMERLAAVNGPTKGKILRPSDHKPPKSIAFVQCAGSRDENHLPYCSAICCLASMKQANYIKEQYPDAKIYIFYIDLRAFGRFEDFYNRIKELENVSFIKGKVANITETKDKTLIVEAEEALAAKKIKQEVEMVVLATGMMPVTTEEKVPAEGVVYDEFNFLSDLEDGGIYAAGCSKRPMDVASCVQDATGAAIKAIQTIVRR
- a CDS encoding AAA family ATPase, whose translation is MRAIEKIRNLYQVARDYFYFGDEVFVCQERYEPVVLLGIITLILDGKELIYGSYGSGKTTSSERLSSFIKGLPLEFLQATTIFGHPEQTEEKIKATLDLAALQKEGQEIVRWRVVPYAPVVIIDEINRLPVGKQSMLLNEVDRNIWNWRGETIIFKEQKAFFATINYQDLGTTQIIPPLLDRFDVAVETTRLHPIRKRLVRRGIDDSILSHKTLAARMLNFILSHNRTEQAEVVEAYINQISTEFKEQIEKRFSEQGISIKIPRKEEMQEIKEEIENISVSEDVELFLDYLGQEVYCQKSLQKDFSRCGDCHYKNFACADLYSISHRAEQSLFHYAKALAWINGESKVSLEHLQAIFPYVLWHRTSLSDERMAKTRDMEKETGDRFYAVYEILQDVKKRWEEHRNYQIDAYMALKKEDTKTILSLAERIDHPFFKALAREI